One region of Deinococcus aerius genomic DNA includes:
- a CDS encoding carbohydrate ABC transporter permease, with product MSLSLPRENVPPRRRRGGESSGLVPYLYLLPFALLFFVFVVYPVGYGFYVSMHRWDLLAETRPFVGLEYYRNLFDFSTPQAQFFWNSMRNTAFFTIVSVPLLVATALGLALLLYRPIFGRAFFRAVFFLPGVLTVSVMGILWRWMFDNQIGLVNAVRTDIFHLQPLPFLSTEGLAWIPIIVGTLWWTIGFNMTLYLAALGNISQSLYEAAEIDGATAWPKFRFITWPLLGPVTLFVFVTTVLASFQLFGQTLVITAGGPNRTTQSAIQYITEEAFTNNQFSSASAMAFMFGLVMLIFTFLQFRIMARDAREGS from the coding sequence ATGAGCCTCAGCCTGCCGCGCGAGAATGTTCCGCCCCGCCGCAGACGCGGCGGCGAGAGCAGCGGCCTGGTGCCGTACCTGTACCTGCTGCCCTTCGCGCTGCTGTTTTTCGTCTTCGTGGTCTACCCGGTGGGGTACGGCTTCTACGTGAGCATGCACCGCTGGGACCTGCTCGCCGAGACGCGGCCCTTCGTCGGCCTGGAGTACTACCGCAACCTCTTCGACTTCAGCACTCCGCAGGCCCAGTTCTTCTGGAACTCGATGAGGAACACGGCCTTTTTCACGATCGTCAGCGTGCCGCTGCTCGTCGCCACGGCACTGGGCCTCGCGCTGCTGCTGTACCGGCCGATTTTCGGGCGGGCCTTTTTCCGGGCGGTGTTCTTCCTGCCGGGGGTGCTGACCGTCTCGGTGATGGGCATTCTGTGGCGGTGGATGTTCGACAACCAGATCGGCCTGGTCAACGCCGTCCGCACCGACATCTTCCACCTGCAGCCGCTGCCCTTCCTGTCCACCGAGGGCCTCGCCTGGATTCCGATTATCGTCGGCACCCTGTGGTGGACCATCGGCTTCAACATGACCTTGTACCTCGCCGCGCTGGGCAACATCTCGCAGAGCCTGTACGAGGCCGCCGAGATCGACGGCGCGACCGCCTGGCCCAAATTCCGGTTCATCACCTGGCCGCTGCTGGGCCCCGTCACGCTGTTCGTCTTCGTGACCACGGTGCTGGCGAGCTTCCAGCTCTTCGGCCAGACGCTGGTGATCACGGCTGGCGGGCCCAACCGCACCACCCAGAGCGCGATTCAGTACATCACCGAGGAGGCGTTTACCAACAACCAGTTCTCCAGCGCCTCGGCGATGGCGTTCATGTTCGGGCTGGTCATGCTGATCTTCACGTTCCTGCAATTCCGCATCATGGCGCGCGACGCCAGAGAGGGGAGCTGA
- a CDS encoding carbohydrate ABC transporter permease, with translation MAAPARDLPAVTTTRESGPRRRGPRDIPRFLLLCLLAVIFLAPMYWMVATSLKAETDVIATPTQWVPLRPTLDNYREVFTSPDGNILRWMWNSFFVASVFTVLHVALCALTAYPLARMRFKGRDTIFWIILGSMMIPWVVSLIPTYLMMLKFNWINSFHSLIWPGLAGAFGVFLLRQFFMALPKELEEAARLDGANSLQVLWHVILPLSIPALVTLAVFAFMGSWNNFIWPTFVVTDIDKLTLPVGVNTFSQRYVTEYGKLMASTAIASVPVLIAYLLAQRYLISGLSTTGLKE, from the coding sequence ATGGCCGCACCCGCCCGTGACCTGCCGGCCGTCACCACCACGCGCGAGAGTGGGCCCCGCCGCCGGGGTCCGCGCGACATTCCGCGCTTCCTGCTGCTGTGCCTGCTCGCCGTGATCTTCCTGGCGCCGATGTACTGGATGGTCGCCACGTCCCTCAAGGCCGAGACGGACGTGATCGCCACGCCGACCCAGTGGGTCCCGCTGCGGCCCACCCTGGACAACTACCGCGAGGTGTTCACCTCGCCGGACGGCAACATCCTGCGCTGGATGTGGAACTCCTTTTTCGTGGCGAGCGTCTTCACGGTGCTGCACGTCGCCCTGTGCGCCCTGACCGCCTATCCCCTCGCCCGCATGCGCTTCAAGGGGCGCGACACGATCTTCTGGATCATCCTGGGCTCGATGATGATCCCCTGGGTCGTCAGCCTGATCCCGACGTACCTGATGATGCTGAAGTTCAACTGGATCAACTCGTTTCACTCGCTGATCTGGCCGGGACTGGCGGGGGCCTTCGGAGTGTTCCTGCTGCGGCAGTTCTTCATGGCCCTGCCCAAGGAGCTGGAGGAGGCCGCGCGGCTTGACGGGGCAAACTCGCTGCAGGTGCTGTGGCACGTGATCCTGCCGCTGAGCATCCCCGCGCTCGTCACGCTGGCCGTGTTCGCCTTCATGGGTTCGTGGAACAACTTCATCTGGCCGACCTTCGTGGTGACCGACATCGACAAGCTCACGCTGCCGGTCGGCGTGAACACCTTCTCGCAGCGCTACGTGACCGAGTACGGCAAGCTGATGGCCTCCACCGCCATCGCCAGCGTGCCGGTGCTGATCGCGTACCTGCTCGCGCAGCGCTACCTGATCTCGGGCCTGTCCACAACCGGGCTGAAGGAATGA